The segment CTTTAACCTCAACCAAACACATACGACAATTTCCAGCAATTGATAAAGATTCATGAAAACAAAAACGCGGTATTTCAGCACCAGCAGCCTCAGCAGCTTGAAGCAGCGTATAATAATCAGGAACTTCAATTTCTTTACCATCAACTTTGATATTTACCATCACTCATCCAGCCTATGGATAATCCACTTAAAACTTGCATTTCATTGCTCTTAAAACAAAATCCTCTATCCAACTGCTTCCAAAGCAATATTTTTTCTTTGCACCACATTTCGCGTATAATCATCAATTCTACGCTCGATTTCTGGACGAAAATTGCGTATCAATCCTTGTATAGGCCATGCTGCGGCATCTCCAAGTGCGCAAATAGTGTGCCCTTCAACCTGTTTAGACACTTCAAACAAAAGATCAATCTCACGTTTTTGCGCCCTTCCTTCAACCATACGCCCTAAAAGGCGCATCATCCACCCCGTACCTTCACGGCATGGCGTACACTGACCACAACTCTCATGCTTGAAAAAAGCAGCTATCCGCCAAATTGCCTTGATAATATCGGTTGATTTATCCATAACAATCATTCCACCTGTGCCAAAAGAAGATCCTACTTCTCGCATCCCATCAAAATCCATGATTGCATCGATCATATCTTCACCACGAACAACTGGACAAGAAGCTCCCCCTGGAATAACGGCTAAAAGGTTATTCCATCCTCCACGAATACCACCCGTATGCTTTTCAATTAATTCACGGAATGAAACACCAAGAGCATCTTCAAATGTACAAGGTGCATTTACGTGCCCAGAAACCATAAACAATTTTGTTCCAACATTATTGGCACGCCCAATCGATGCAAACCACGAAGCACCACGCCGTAAAATTGTTGGAACAACGGCAATAGACTCCACATTATTCACTGTTGTTGGACAACCATAAACACCCATATTGGCAGGGAATGGTGGCTTAAGCCGAGGTTGCCCTTTTTTCCCCTCAAGACTTTCAAGAAGAGCTGTTTCTTCGCCACAAATATAGGCACCTGCACCATGATGAATAATGATATCGCAAGCATGACCATATTTTGTTTTTTTGCCAAGTAAGCCCGCATCATAACACTCATCAACGGCAGCTTGAAGTGCTTCACGCTCACGAATATATTCACCGCGAATATAAATAAAAGCAACATTTGCCCCCATAGCAAAAGTAGCAATTGCACATCCTTCAATTAAAGTATGGGGATCATGCCGCAAAATATCGCGATCTTTACATGTTCCAGGCTCTGATTCATCGGCATTGACAACCAAATAATGGGGACGACCATCACTTTGTTTTGGCATAAAAGACCACTTCATTCCAGTAGGAAAACCAGCACCTCCACGCCCACGTAAACCCGATGCCTTCATCTCATCAATGATCCAATCACGGCCTTTTTCAATAATTGCCTTGGTGCCATCCCAATGCCCACGAGAGATTGCAGCTTTTAATGATTTGTCCTTCAAACCATAAATATTGGTGAAAATGCGGTCTTTATCAGCCAGCATCCCTCCCCCTTTTTCTCTTGCTCCTAGCATTCTTAGTTTTTCCTCAAATGCAATTATTAGACATCTTTTTAAAAATTTTTACTTTTGATTAAATATTGCCACAATGGATAAAATAATAAAATATCTTTCAAAAAATACTTATTATTCGTCCATTCCATTCTTACCCTTTTTCTTTGAAGACTTAAACGACTTCTTTTCTTCTTCATCAATGAGAGATGTTAAACCATTAATCGGCTCAGATGATTTACGACTATTTTGTGGTCCAACCGCTATCTCAGCGCCTTTACCCGCCGCAAATGCATCAATAATTTCTTCAAGACGCTCAGCGGTAAGATCTTCATAAGTATCCTTAAAAATCATAATCATGGGAGCATTTACACAAGCGCCAAGACACTCCACCTCTTCCCATGATAATGTTCCATCTTGATTGGTAATAAAAGGTTCATGATGAATTTTTTTCTGACAAACTTTAATTAATTCACCAGATCCACGTAACATACAAGGTGTTGTACCACAAACTTGAATATGCGCTTTTGTTCCAACGGGTTGAAGCTGAAATTGAGTATAAAAAGTGGCCACTTCTAGAACACGAATATAAGCCATAGAAAGAAGCTCAGCGACATGCTCAATCGCAGCACGTGTGACCCACCCATCTTGTTCTTGTGCACGCATTAATAATGGAATGA is part of the Bartonella machadoae genome and harbors:
- the nuoF gene encoding NADH-quinone oxidoreductase subunit NuoF, translating into MLADKDRIFTNIYGLKDKSLKAAISRGHWDGTKAIIEKGRDWIIDEMKASGLRGRGGAGFPTGMKWSFMPKQSDGRPHYLVVNADESEPGTCKDRDILRHDPHTLIEGCAIATFAMGANVAFIYIRGEYIREREALQAAVDECYDAGLLGKKTKYGHACDIIIHHGAGAYICGEETALLESLEGKKGQPRLKPPFPANMGVYGCPTTVNNVESIAVVPTILRRGASWFASIGRANNVGTKLFMVSGHVNAPCTFEDALGVSFRELIEKHTGGIRGGWNNLLAVIPGGASCPVVRGEDMIDAIMDFDGMREVGSSFGTGGMIVMDKSTDIIKAIWRIAAFFKHESCGQCTPCREGTGWMMRLLGRMVEGRAQKREIDLLFEVSKQVEGHTICALGDAAAWPIQGLIRNFRPEIERRIDDYTRNVVQRKNIALEAVG
- the nuoE gene encoding NADH-quinone oxidoreductase subunit NuoE, which codes for MSVRRLADDVYQPAEFSFTTENQIWVKKTIEKYPIGREQSAVIPLLMRAQEQDGWVTRAAIEHVAELLSMAYIRVLEVATFYTQFQLQPVGTKAHIQVCGTTPCMLRGSGELIKVCQKKIHHEPFITNQDGTLSWEEVECLGACVNAPMIMIFKDTYEDLTAERLEEIIDAFAAGKGAEIAVGPQNSRKSSEPINGLTSLIDEEEKKSFKSSKKKGKNGMDE